In Chlorogloeopsis sp. ULAP01, a genomic segment contains:
- a CDS encoding GNAT family N-acetyltransferase has protein sequence MYREFYPDWRVSQKKAVEEVCASVNTKVWVAIDSGSTVGFVAVKLHSENSLGEIYMIAVDPDYQRRGIGSALMEFALNWMKVAGMSVAMVETGGDPGHAPARFTYEKLGFRLFSVARYFKKL, from the coding sequence GTGTACCGGGAATTCTATCCCGATTGGCGTGTCAGCCAGAAAAAGGCTGTCGAGGAAGTATGTGCGTCAGTGAACACAAAGGTGTGGGTTGCGATCGACTCTGGTTCAACTGTAGGCTTTGTTGCTGTGAAACTCCACTCCGAGAACAGCTTGGGAGAAATCTACATGATTGCCGTTGATCCAGACTATCAACGTCGAGGAATTGGCTCCGCTCTGATGGAATTCGCTCTTAATTGGATGAAAGTTGCTGGGATGTCGGTTGCTATGGTCGAAACTGGAGGCGATCCCGGTCATGCTCCGGCACGTTTTACCTATGAAAAGCTGGGTTTTAGGCTGTTCTCGGTCGCCAGGTACTTCAAGAAGTTATAG
- the rnc gene encoding ribonuclease III: MTLAYPRRQRQLESLVKKFSLPAQAPIKWQLLDLALTHPTVSESANYEHLEFVGDAVVRLVAAIVLWENYPDCPVGDYAAIRSVLVSDRILAQLARSYGLELYLLVAGSATADKVGQQSRLADAFEAVLGALYLSTNNLDLIRPWLDPHFKELAAEIRLDPARLNYKAALQEWTQANFKVLPEYRVVEISQPQTNQDRFIAQVWLHGQKLGEGKGRSIKAAEQAAAKVAFSTIDTQDKH; the protein is encoded by the coding sequence ATGACCTTAGCCTATCCCCGCCGTCAACGACAACTTGAAAGCTTAGTCAAAAAATTTAGTTTGCCAGCACAAGCACCGATTAAATGGCAACTTTTGGACTTGGCGCTGACTCATCCTACTGTCTCTGAGTCAGCAAATTATGAACATCTTGAGTTTGTTGGAGATGCGGTGGTGCGCTTGGTGGCGGCAATCGTGTTATGGGAAAATTACCCAGATTGCCCAGTAGGAGATTATGCGGCAATTCGTTCGGTGTTGGTGAGCGATCGCATTCTTGCCCAATTGGCTCGCTCCTACGGATTAGAATTATACTTACTTGTAGCTGGTAGTGCTACTGCTGATAAGGTTGGTCAACAATCGCGACTGGCAGATGCCTTTGAAGCAGTTCTGGGAGCGCTTTACCTTAGCACTAACAATTTGGATCTGATCCGTCCTTGGTTAGATCCTCACTTTAAAGAACTAGCAGCAGAAATCCGCCTTGATCCCGCCAGACTTAACTACAAAGCTGCTTTGCAAGAATGGACTCAAGCCAACTTTAAAGTTTTACCTGAGTATCGGGTTGTAGAAATTAGTCAACCACAGACAAATCAAGACCGTTTTATTGCTCAAGTGTGGCTGCACGGACAAAAACTTGGTGAAGGCAAGGGACGCTCTATCAAAGCTGCCGAACAAGCAGCAGCAAAAGTTGCATTTTCAACTATTGATACTCAGGATAAACACTGA
- a CDS encoding Gfo/Idh/MocA family oxidoreductase, which produces MTNQIKIAVVGIGRWGVHLLRNFLEHPQVKVVAVVDPNPERLVTVKRQYKLDDTVLLTTEWQVIKQVTGLEAVVIATPASTHYSLITDALNWGYHVLAEKPLTLDPRECWQLCQLAEKQQRQLMVDHTYLFHPAVERGQAVVRGGELGDLRYGYACRTHLGPVRQDVDALWDLAIHDIAIFNSWLGQMPVSVQATGRVWLQQEDKGRRAQGKGHSAKGIEKSNSQCPMPNAQSPTPPLSDLIWATLTYSNGFQASIHLCWLNPDKQRRLAVVGSRGSLIFDEMASASPLTLFNGEIEVQENQFIPVNQSQKVLQIETSEPLKRVCDRFIDCVCNQTPCVVSSGWVATELVQILAALTQSLNQDGKPVFLDKNCYLFASSE; this is translated from the coding sequence ATGACTAATCAAATTAAAATCGCCGTCGTCGGTATTGGACGATGGGGCGTACATTTGCTGCGGAATTTTTTAGAACATCCGCAAGTCAAAGTAGTGGCAGTAGTAGATCCAAATCCAGAACGCCTGGTGACAGTTAAAAGACAGTATAAGTTGGATGATACTGTATTACTAACAACTGAATGGCAAGTAATAAAGCAAGTAACAGGTTTAGAAGCAGTAGTAATTGCTACTCCTGCTAGTACCCATTATTCTCTGATTACTGATGCCTTGAATTGGGGATACCACGTTTTAGCCGAAAAGCCTTTAACTCTCGATCCCAGAGAATGCTGGCAACTCTGCCAATTAGCAGAAAAACAGCAACGTCAGCTTATGGTCGATCATACCTACTTATTTCATCCAGCAGTTGAACGAGGGCAAGCTGTAGTTCGGGGAGGAGAATTAGGTGATTTACGCTATGGCTACGCCTGTCGTACCCATTTAGGGCCTGTTCGTCAAGATGTAGATGCACTTTGGGACTTAGCCATTCACGATATTGCCATTTTCAACTCTTGGCTAGGACAAATGCCTGTGAGCGTGCAAGCAACGGGTAGGGTGTGGCTACAACAAGAGGACAAGGGGAGAAGAGCACAGGGCAAGGGGCATAGCGCAAAGGGCATAGAAAAATCCAATTCCCAATGCCCAATGCCCAATGCCCAATCCCCCACTCCCCCTCTTTCTGACTTAATCTGGGCAACTCTCACTTACTCAAATGGGTTTCAAGCCTCTATTCACTTATGCTGGCTCAATCCTGATAAACAGCGACGTTTAGCAGTAGTGGGTAGTCGTGGTAGTTTGATTTTTGATGAAATGGCAAGCGCATCACCTTTAACTTTATTCAACGGTGAGATTGAGGTGCAAGAAAACCAATTTATTCCTGTAAATCAAAGTCAAAAAGTACTGCAAATCGAAACCAGCGAACCATTAAAACGAGTTTGCGATCGCTTTATAGATTGCGTCTGTAATCAAACTCCTTGCGTAGTTTCGTCTGGTTGGGTAGCTACAGAACTTGTGCAAATTCTCGCCGCTTTAACACAATCTCTCAACCAGGATGGCAAACCTGTTTTTCTGGACAAAAATTGCTACTTATTTGCGAGTTCTGAGTAA
- a CDS encoding sensor histidine kinase — MAMHRQSSFRRILVSKILLLSVPILLIGEIVAYQKARYGLLETARQNLTESAILKGEKIVDAIAALKVNLLSISQTQVIQSGTPAQMQTFLTKLARQQPQQIECIQLTNPQSNAVVATTCGDEPISEAESSLFTDGFAVEPIVSQIPGINEKTDGQNKLKLLVSAPVYDSDGQWRYTLIFKSVLFNEQIHNQPGLLTGSTVVIDEDGRILAHPNANHIGTNIRQHLDDARLKDIVKNAIAGKQNFLHLFFKKDGKELLAGYTAIDSPVLKGGQQKWVILAMANLNDALYGLRQIKFILFTLTIGLISASLLASLYLARCLALPVEELRDYALNLHSHHTVAPVPHNFQIKEFNQLGQALEQMVERLKAWAEEVEISWQEAKSANQTKSQFLATTSHELRNPLNIIINCVRLVRDDMCDSREEEMEFLKRADETAIHLLGIINDLLDISKIEAGKLSVSLEPIDLQQILKDVINLQSVNIQQKGLQLNISRQMSEPILVNADPAKLKQVLINIIGNATKFTEDGSISITTEIQEIDSKCQVIVAVKDTGIGIDPSQQQKLFRPFVMVDDVTTRRFGGTGLGLAISRNLIELMGGSITLESAGLNQGTVVKIILPLIDVSLSVSCTNKEQVGTVETPLELDSVGNNGHLPTHENETVETFDAFTQNSQISSNFCPEKQVCHPG; from the coding sequence ATGGCTATGCACCGTCAATCATCCTTTCGCCGGATTTTAGTATCTAAAATTTTGCTGCTGTCTGTTCCAATTTTATTGATTGGGGAGATAGTGGCTTATCAAAAGGCACGCTACGGTTTGTTAGAAACTGCTCGTCAAAACTTAACAGAAAGCGCCATCCTCAAGGGCGAAAAGATTGTTGACGCGATCGCAGCCTTAAAAGTTAATTTGCTCAGTATTAGTCAAACACAGGTAATCCAGTCAGGAACACCTGCACAAATGCAAACTTTTCTTACTAAGTTAGCGCGACAGCAGCCCCAACAAATTGAGTGCATACAACTAACAAATCCACAGAGCAATGCAGTTGTAGCCACGACTTGTGGTGATGAACCAATCAGTGAAGCAGAATCTTCTTTATTTACTGATGGATTTGCCGTAGAGCCGATTGTGTCACAAATCCCAGGCATAAATGAAAAAACAGATGGACAAAATAAACTGAAATTATTAGTATCAGCACCTGTTTACGATAGTGATGGTCAATGGCGTTACACTCTAATTTTTAAATCAGTATTATTTAACGAACAAATTCACAATCAACCTGGTTTATTAACAGGCTCAACAGTAGTTATTGATGAAGATGGCAGAATCTTAGCACATCCAAATGCAAATCATATTGGGACGAATATTAGACAACACTTGGATGATGCACGACTAAAAGATATAGTCAAAAATGCGATCGCAGGGAAACAAAACTTTTTACATTTGTTTTTTAAAAAAGACGGCAAAGAGTTACTTGCTGGCTATACCGCTATTGATAGCCCAGTTCTCAAAGGAGGACAACAAAAATGGGTGATTTTAGCTATGGCTAACCTTAATGATGCTTTGTATGGGTTAAGGCAAATCAAATTTATTCTTTTCACTTTGACAATTGGCTTAATTAGTGCGAGTTTATTGGCTTCGTTGTATTTAGCTCGTTGCCTTGCGCTTCCTGTCGAAGAACTACGAGATTATGCTTTAAATCTCCACAGTCACCACACTGTTGCACCAGTACCGCACAACTTCCAAATTAAAGAATTTAATCAACTAGGACAAGCATTGGAGCAAATGGTAGAGCGACTCAAAGCTTGGGCAGAAGAAGTCGAAATTTCTTGGCAAGAAGCCAAAAGCGCTAACCAAACTAAAAGTCAATTTTTAGCGACAACTTCTCATGAGTTGAGAAATCCATTAAATATTATTATTAATTGTGTTCGCCTAGTCCGTGATGATATGTGTGATAGCCGTGAAGAAGAAATGGAGTTTCTCAAGCGTGCTGATGAAACTGCAATTCACTTGCTGGGCATAATTAACGATCTACTCGACATTTCTAAAATAGAAGCAGGTAAACTTTCAGTTAGCTTAGAACCGATTGACCTCCAACAAATACTAAAAGATGTCATTAATTTGCAATCAGTAAATATTCAACAAAAGGGCTTGCAGTTAAATATTTCTCGGCAGATGAGCGAACCTATTTTGGTAAATGCCGATCCCGCCAAGCTCAAGCAGGTACTGATTAATATTATCGGCAACGCCACTAAGTTTACTGAAGATGGAAGCATCAGCATTACAACAGAGATTCAAGAAATAGATAGTAAATGTCAAGTAATTGTCGCTGTTAAAGATACAGGTATAGGTATAGATCCCTCCCAACAGCAAAAACTATTTCGTCCCTTTGTGATGGTTGATGACGTTACGACACGCAGGTTTGGTGGTACCGGATTGGGATTGGCAATTTCGCGGAACTTAATAGAACTGATGGGAGGCAGCATTACTCTTGAGAGTGCAGGTTTGAATCAAGGTACTGTTGTAAAAATAATCTTACCATTGATAGATGTATCATTGTCAGTTTCTTGCACTAACAAAGAGCAAGTAGGGACAGTGGAAACTCCTTTGGAGTTAGATAGTGTTGGAAATAATGGACATTTACCTACACACGAGAATGAAACAGTAGAAACATTTGATGCTTTTACTCAGAACTCGCAAATAAGTAGCAATTTTTGTCCAGAAAAACAGGTTTGCCATCCTGGTTGA
- a CDS encoding RibD family protein, whose product MQYRPHTTVVLAMSADGKIADFRRSPARFGSKTDKAHLEKQIAASDAVLFGAGTLRAYGTTLTVANPQLLQQRIQAGQNSQPIHIVITHTAHLNPELRFFQQPVSRWLITTKPGALFWQKRPEFERILVLETTTEKIDIAVALQHLLTLGIAKLAVLGGGELIASMLELDLIDEFWLTICPLILGGASAPTPVEGKGFLSQVAPQLQLMEVCTSEQEVFLNYRIKR is encoded by the coding sequence GTGCAGTATAGACCTCATACTACAGTAGTTTTGGCCATGAGTGCAGATGGCAAAATAGCAGATTTTAGGCGATCGCCTGCTCGATTCGGGTCAAAAACCGATAAAGCCCATCTGGAAAAACAGATTGCTGCCTCTGATGCCGTTTTATTTGGTGCTGGAACTCTACGCGCTTATGGTACAACATTAACCGTAGCAAATCCACAGCTTCTGCAACAAAGAATACAAGCAGGTCAAAACTCGCAGCCAATCCACATAGTAATTACACATACTGCCCACCTAAATCCGGAACTTCGCTTTTTTCAACAACCTGTCAGCCGTTGGTTAATAACAACAAAACCAGGAGCGCTTTTTTGGCAAAAGCGTCCAGAATTCGAGCGGATTTTAGTATTAGAAACTACGACAGAAAAAATAGACATTGCAGTTGCTCTACAACATCTATTAACTCTGGGAATAGCAAAATTAGCTGTATTAGGAGGGGGTGAATTAATCGCCTCAATGCTGGAATTAGACTTAATCGACGAATTTTGGCTAACCATCTGTCCTTTAATTTTAGGTGGTGCTAGTGCGCCTACACCAGTGGAAGGCAAAGGATTTTTGTCGCAAGTAGCTCCCCAGTTACAACTAATGGAAGTTTGTACCTCCGAGCAGGAAGTTTTTCTCAATTATCGAATTAAGCGATGA
- a CDS encoding ACP phosphodiesterase, giving the protein MNWLAHLFLSECNDEIRLGNLLADLVKGSARQNFNFYLQRGIKCHQAIDAFTDAHFIVHRSKRLIGSEYRRFAGILVDIFYDHFLAKNWSMYSKVPLEEFTAQIYESFQAYQGDIPTGVRKLIACMAAEDWLTGYRSLTGVEKTLERISNRILMRMNKSFKLQYAIKELTSHYNSLEDDFLEFFPELREYVQNWCFA; this is encoded by the coding sequence ATGAATTGGCTAGCTCACTTGTTCCTGTCTGAATGTAATGATGAAATTCGCTTGGGTAATCTACTTGCCGACTTAGTCAAGGGATCAGCACGTCAGAATTTCAACTTTTATCTCCAGCGTGGTATTAAATGCCATCAAGCAATTGATGCATTTACAGATGCTCATTTTATCGTCCACCGCAGTAAACGGCTAATTGGATCAGAATACAGACGATTTGCTGGCATACTCGTCGATATTTTTTACGATCATTTTCTAGCAAAAAATTGGTCTATGTATTCTAAAGTACCTTTGGAAGAGTTTACAGCCCAGATATACGAGTCGTTTCAAGCTTATCAAGGAGATATACCCACAGGTGTCAGAAAATTGATTGCTTGTATGGCAGCCGAAGATTGGTTGACAGGTTATCGCAGCTTAACTGGTGTAGAAAAAACTTTAGAGAGAATCTCCAACAGAATATTAATGCGGATGAACAAGTCTTTCAAGTTGCAATATGCGATTAAAGAACTCACAAGCCACTACAATAGCTTGGAAGATGACTTTCTAGAGTTCTTTCCAGAATTACGGGAATATGTACAAAACTGGTGTTTTGCCTAG
- a CDS encoding GNAT family N-acetyltransferase yields the protein MVEQLKPRYSVAWINKIAEVPQDAWDALALPLQTPFLEWQWLNNLETSGSATAKTGWLPNHLTLWRDRTLIAAAVLYLKGHSQGEFVFDHQWAELAQRIGVHYYPKMLGMTPFTPVEGYRFLIAPGEDEDEIVAMMVHEIDAFCSKHRLSGCHFLFVDPQWRPILERQGFTAWLHHSYIWQNIGFNTFDDYLTVFNANQRRNIKRERKAVEKAGLRLQPITGDEISKSLLALMYEFYADTCDKFGWWGSKYLTKRFFEQLHTHYRHRVLLFAAYSEQDHRQPLGMSFCLFKGDSMYGRYWGSFQEIDCLHFDACYYAPIEWAIANGIQIFDPGAGGRHKKRRGFPAMPNYSLHRFYNQRLQQILHPYIREVNELEQQEIEAINAELPFSQKQD from the coding sequence ATGGTGGAACAACTAAAGCCTCGCTATTCAGTCGCTTGGATTAACAAAATTGCTGAAGTTCCTCAAGACGCTTGGGATGCTTTAGCATTGCCACTGCAAACTCCATTTTTAGAATGGCAGTGGCTGAACAATTTAGAAACCTCTGGTAGTGCTACAGCTAAAACAGGTTGGTTGCCAAATCATTTGACTCTTTGGCGTGATAGAACACTCATCGCTGCTGCTGTGCTCTACCTGAAAGGACACAGTCAGGGTGAATTTGTATTCGATCACCAGTGGGCTGAATTGGCACAGCGCATCGGCGTGCATTACTATCCAAAAATGCTAGGGATGACGCCGTTTACTCCTGTTGAAGGCTATCGATTTTTGATTGCCCCAGGTGAAGACGAAGATGAAATTGTAGCGATGATGGTGCATGAAATTGATGCTTTCTGCTCAAAGCACCGCTTAAGTGGCTGTCATTTTCTTTTTGTCGATCCCCAATGGCGTCCGATTTTAGAACGTCAAGGTTTCACCGCTTGGTTGCACCACAGTTACATTTGGCAAAATATTGGTTTTAATACTTTTGATGATTATTTGACTGTTTTTAATGCCAATCAGCGCCGTAACATTAAGCGCGAACGCAAAGCTGTAGAAAAAGCTGGTTTGAGATTACAACCTATAACTGGAGATGAAATTTCTAAATCGCTGTTAGCGCTAATGTACGAGTTTTATGCTGATACGTGCGATAAATTTGGCTGGTGGGGTAGTAAATACTTAACAAAGCGCTTTTTTGAACAATTACACACCCATTATCGCCATCGTGTATTGTTGTTTGCTGCTTATAGTGAGCAAGATCATCGCCAGCCTCTGGGGATGTCTTTTTGTTTATTTAAAGGCGATAGCATGTACGGGCGCTATTGGGGTAGTTTTCAAGAAATAGATTGTTTGCATTTTGATGCTTGCTATTATGCCCCAATAGAGTGGGCGATCGCTAACGGTATTCAGATTTTTGATCCCGGTGCTGGTGGGCGGCATAAAAAACGTCGCGGTTTTCCTGCTATGCCCAATTACAGTTTGCACCGCTTTTACAATCAGCGTTTGCAACAAATTTTGCATCCTTACATTCGTGAGGTGAATGAGTTAGAGCAGCAAGAAATTGAGGCAATTAATGCAGAATTACCGTTTAGTCAAAAACAGGATTAA
- a CDS encoding DUF4346 domain-containing protein, translating into MGVKLEDLAAIDEKLSLRQLELDPGGYFIIYLDRESGLICAKHFTNVIDERGLAIDPETGKVIPARGKVERTHTTLFSGRTAKELCVNIFEQTKPCPVTQLDHAAYLGREFVRAELALVTGQEYVQD; encoded by the coding sequence ATGGGTGTGAAATTAGAAGATTTAGCAGCAATAGATGAAAAACTTTCTCTGCGTCAATTAGAACTAGATCCAGGTGGATATTTCATCATTTACCTGGATCGAGAGTCGGGATTAATTTGTGCAAAGCATTTCACAAATGTAATTGATGAGCGTGGTTTAGCTATCGATCCAGAAACAGGGAAGGTAATTCCCGCACGAGGAAAGGTGGAACGAACTCACACAACCCTATTTTCCGGCAGAACGGCAAAAGAACTGTGTGTTAATATTTTTGAACAAACAAAACCCTGTCCAGTAACTCAGCTAGATCATGCTGCATATTTAGGACGGGAATTTGTCCGTGCTGAGTTAGCATTAGTGACAGGGCAAGAGTATGTTCAAGATTAA
- a CDS encoding TPM domain-containing protein, with the protein MKQLLNQIFNWKKHIHWLILSLMSVILASSLFMAPALATGVYQIPALTPDTWVVDEADVISRVNEGKLSSAFEELAKQTGNEVRIVTVRRLDYGVTPESFTKALFEKWFPDKEAQANQTLLMINTVTNGTAIITGERVKSLMSDEIAQSVANETVAVPLRDGDKYNQAFLDASDRLVAVLSGQPDPGAPEVVDTVQVESTFKKGEKTDTGNATAWVVGLLIAATIIPMATYYIYQINQPSSNG; encoded by the coding sequence ATGAAACAGCTCCTCAACCAAATATTCAACTGGAAAAAACACATTCACTGGCTAATTTTGTCATTGATGAGCGTTATTTTAGCCTCCTCACTATTTATGGCACCCGCTTTAGCCACAGGTGTGTATCAAATTCCTGCTCTCACACCTGATACCTGGGTTGTCGATGAAGCTGATGTCATCAGCCGTGTCAATGAAGGTAAACTTAGCAGCGCCTTTGAGGAATTAGCCAAGCAAACCGGAAATGAAGTAAGAATTGTTACTGTTCGCCGTCTTGACTATGGTGTAACTCCGGAGAGCTTTACCAAAGCATTATTTGAAAAATGGTTCCCCGACAAAGAAGCACAAGCTAATCAAACCCTACTAATGATTAATACCGTAACCAACGGTACTGCGATTATTACTGGTGAACGAGTCAAGTCTTTGATGTCAGACGAGATTGCTCAAAGTGTAGCTAATGAAACTGTCGCGGTTCCTTTGCGGGATGGTGACAAATACAATCAAGCATTTTTAGATGCAAGCGATCGCCTAGTAGCTGTACTATCGGGACAACCCGATCCCGGAGCTCCCGAAGTTGTTGACACCGTGCAGGTAGAAAGCACCTTCAAAAAAGGAGAAAAAACAGACACGGGTAATGCTACCGCTTGGGTAGTAGGACTTTTAATTGCCGCCACCATTATCCCGATGGCGACTTATTACATTTACCAAATCAACCAACCATCTTCTAATGGTTAA
- a CDS encoding Rho termination factor N-terminal domain-containing protein — protein sequence MSVSNVGNLMCLYMHEISPGKGTDVPEFCIKAAATALIESGSRNWVPVIVKEIGEDQYEVIGNGFVYAIASEAGLERVWCVVTDASEKTLELTKILTGELVPKINLSTASRDDIQAALRYLIEKPNSELKGVKLVIATNRIDEASRKTWQTFEPITKLKCGITKGKKLDALQEVFYIAPEITPEAMIPEVATPEATTKVKLTTLSVTQLRDMAKTQGISGYNKKKKQELIALLSVS from the coding sequence ATGAGCGTAAGTAACGTTGGAAATTTGATGTGTCTTTATATGCATGAAATTAGCCCAGGTAAAGGCACGGATGTACCCGAATTTTGCATCAAAGCAGCTGCAACAGCGCTGATTGAGTCGGGCAGTCGTAATTGGGTTCCAGTGATTGTCAAAGAAATCGGCGAAGATCAGTATGAAGTCATCGGGAATGGTTTCGTTTATGCGATCGCATCCGAAGCCGGATTAGAAAGGGTGTGGTGCGTTGTTACAGATGCCAGTGAGAAGACACTTGAGTTAACCAAGATTCTGACTGGTGAGTTAGTACCAAAAATTAATTTGTCAACTGCAAGTAGAGATGATATTCAAGCAGCTTTGCGTTACCTGATTGAAAAGCCCAACAGTGAGTTAAAAGGCGTAAAACTGGTGATCGCTACCAATCGTATTGATGAAGCTTCACGCAAAACTTGGCAAACCTTTGAGCCAATCACAAAACTCAAATGCGGCATAACTAAGGGTAAAAAGCTAGATGCGCTTCAAGAAGTCTTTTATATCGCCCCTGAAATAACACCAGAAGCTATGATCCCAGAAGTTGCTACACCAGAAGCCACTACAAAGGTGAAGTTAACTACCTTATCAGTGACACAACTTAGAGATATGGCGAAAACACAAGGAATTTCTGGATACAACAAAAAGAAAAAGCAAGAGTTGATTGCTCTACTATCGGTAAGTTAA